From the Papaver somniferum cultivar HN1 chromosome 2, ASM357369v1, whole genome shotgun sequence genome, the window TcataaaaaaatcatcaaaattattcAATCTTTAACCTTGAAAGATGGAGAACGATTAATAAGAAGTTAAAATAGGTTGAATCGAACACAAATATAGAGATAAAACTATGAAAtcgaaaaccaaaaatcaaatttatCGATCTCTGAATCTGGAAAATCAATCTTTAACATAAATAACAGGTTGAAATCAGTTGAAATCGAACACAAACATATTAATAGATCTGTTGCTAATAACGGAGgatgtggtggtggtggcgatATCTGGTGGTGGTAGTGTTGAGGTGCTGGTGGTGGTTGaaagagaaggagagaaagaagaagaaataattttTTCAGGAAGTGGTTAGATCTAAACGAAGATTAGAATAGGAAGggtaaaaatggaaagaagaaaaaCGTTAGTGAACCCTGATCGGGCTTATAGATAGAAAATGGTATATTTATTGTAGGATAAGGGTATATATGAAGCCCATCAAAACAAAGGACATTTATATAATTCCCACGAGAAAAAAAAGCTCCAAAGAACCGACAATAATCCACAAAAAGAATTAGTGCCTTATGTTTTATGCATAATCTGCTAATTACTGTGTGAAAGAGCATAATCTGCTAATTACTGTGTGAAAGAAAGCCAAATGGGAATCATACTGTTCGAAAGACGAGCCAAATAGGAATCAAAGTCCACAAGGGTTTGTTTTGAATCTGGTAAACCAGATTTACGACCAGTAATGGGTACAATAGCAACTGTAGAACCCGCGAACGAATTAATCAATCAGTCGTGTTAGGGTACCCCTACAGACATCCTAATAGCTCTTGAATGAAATTGTGTCTGGCTAGCTGGATGCATCTTCGTTAAATGAACGACGAACATGTATAGGTACCTTTACGAAATCACATTTAAAGGACATTTTTCAGGGGATACTACTATATGATACCAAAGACGATTTTAAATAGTGAAAGGGGATGGATAAAAAATTGAAAAGAGCAAAAATCACTCTGAATTGTTCTAAGGAAGACTGAGTCGTAAATTTTGGACTCCCGCGTACTATGCTTGAGAGAGGAGGACTAGAGTCTTATGTCCAAGTTTGGGATTAAACATTAATCTCTACTGCATCTTAGCAACTTGGTTGATACAATTACAGGGGGAAAAAAACACCTTACCCGCTGCTATGCACAACCTTTGAATGCTCTTAAGCAAGAAATTGAATCATACAAGCAACATACAGTAGTCTACATTTCCATTCTTTTCAATCAGATCACTTTCCACCCAtattacataagcaaaaagaagcaATTTGAAAACTACCATTACAAAATTAACAACTCAGATTCAAGCACAAATGGTTTAGACATGAATACATAATTTTAACATGATTCTGTTGACAACTACTAATGTCCGTACATACTTTGGAGTTCAGATTATCTGTTCAGATTCCTGCAACAAAAGATGGGATTAATGAGACGAGAACTCAAGTTAGCGGTTTCAGTTATGTAGCTTTTTTACCGGAACACAGGCATAATATTTTCTCATCAGGTATATATAATGAAACAAATGAATAGCTAGTtgagtatatatatatttcaattgAAAGCCAGCATTGCGACCTGTAGGATTAATAAACGTTCATATACTTGGTTGGCTTAATTATTTATATTCGGACAGGTTTAATAATTAAAGCAGGTTTTTGAAAGGATCACAATGGGAAATGAGAACCGTGaaagaatattttctttttttttttgttttgaaccaTGGAGAAACAAGTCGAGCAAGAGCTTTTTGTTGGTTTGCAGAGAATGAAACTACAGCAACATTTTGTTGATGGACATGAAATTTATCTGTGTTTGCTTATCCTTCGTTCATATCAAGTATACCAAATAGCTCTTCATAGATATGATAAGAACAGTTATAAACCATTTTTATCTTAAATGATATAAAAAGATGTTTATTGCAGTCTACTCAATTTAATTGTATGATTTAAATCTATCCAGAGATACGACCGTTCAGCACAGACGTTAAAGAGTTTAGCGGCCAGAATATCAGGTCATTAAGCATGCTAATAAATGAATATGCTCATTATAATCTATGATTTAGCAGCTGCGGCACTAGAAAGATTAACTGATGGCACTTTGATCCTCAAAAAATGATGGTTTAGCACACCATACCAAGGTCAGTGAAAAGATTTAGGGAGGACAACACCGTGGTCACAAGATAAGGCTTAGTCACCAAAAAAGATGACCAAACCCTTTTTGTATTAACTATGGTCAATGGTGTGAAACACGTTCAATGACTTAGTAAGGATCGGTAAACACCAGTCATACTTTTAGCCGCACATCCTTCAGTGACCTGACTGACGGGTTGCCCATGACCCTCACTAAATCGACTTAGTGACAAAAAAACAGTCTTAAGCCATGTTTTCTGGCCTTCACTAAAACTAAACTTTCTTGTAGCGATGCAAAATGACTTGAGTCCATATAGTTTCAATGTCGAATTAAAGGAGGAACTTAACAGATTACCTCAAAGATTCTCGAACTTCCAAGCATTAGCTTCATGGTTTAGGAGCGCGACAAAACCCCTTTGGAGCTGTTCACTCGCAAGAAAAGCAAAAACAGCATTAAGGAGAAAATTTTATTTAAAGTACACTGGGAATGTTCGTTCGGCTGTTTATCTCAGTGAAGTTGAGATAAACAGGTATACGAGCATTCCCAAAGCCACTTATAGATTTGGTTCAATGTTTTTTTTATCTTCTGGGGGTCAGGTTTTTACCACCCACCCCACccctgtttttatttcttttatcaaCAATGGCCACTCTGTAGGTTTGCTTTTAAAATAAGATAAACgaacaaacaacaacaaaatagaaCAATAGTGCAGTTACAAGACCAGAGTCAGACCTTGGCACTTTTCCTTGACGGCGTGGATCGTACTCGGTAGCCTGTCGAAGAGCTCTTGCAAAAGCCTTAAATGTGGCCTCAATAATATGGTGAGAATTTTTTCCAGCAAGCTGCACTCACCGAAAATTTGAATGTTCAGGGGGGGACAAGAAAAATTTCTAGAGTGTAATAGAGCGTGCAGAAACTATGATGGTACCTGGATCCAAGAGGCAAGAGGCAATATCATTGGAATAATCAATTCGACTAAATAATCTATAAGTTTGATATTTTTAACAGCACTAACATTTAACACTGCCATTCGAGGGCATTACCTGTCGGATATGAAGGGTCATTCCAGAGGTATTCACCAAAGACTGAAAAAAATGCTCCACCAACTAGAGAAACAATTCAGAAGATTGGCATCAGATACCATTTGTAAAAGTGAGGAAGAAGATGTGAAGTTTAGAAACTACCTGGGTGTCATACGTTCCAACTCGTTGAGTGGGTATGGATAAATCATAACCCAAATAAGGTCTCCCGGATAAATCCTGAAAGAAGTGTGTAAATATCAAATATGCAGGCGCTAGTGGAAAACCAAGTACTAGATAAGATTGTTAAAACATCAATGGCTTTGAAATTCGATGAAGACGACTACTTTGCCACATGATCCTACAGCCCTACTCAATCAATAGGAGGTTCAGACCCGCTTGACCAACCTCAAAAAAACAATCTACAGAGCAATCAATTACTGTACAAATAGATATTAAATATGGACTAAATTAAGATTCCGTGGAAGATCAAGTACTAGAAATGCAATTGTTCTTCAATGTTTATCAGATGCACCTGCACCAAAGAAAACTACTTCTCAACATCAGATCTTACAGTCCTACTCTAATACCTATTAAGCTAATGTAACATGTACTCCTTAGAGCCAAGTGTTTCAAACTAGACACCTAGTCACACTGTTGAAGCATGAAATATTGATAGATAATTCTGTGTCTGTCTGCATCAAATAAGTATTATTTATCTAACTTTTTTTCTGTTTGCTGAAGCAGGTAACTTTCGGATAAATGAGATAACTATCATGGAATTATGCCGACTGGAAACAAAGAGAAAAGGAACAGCGAAAGCAATGAACCCGTAATATGAGCTAAATATACTTAACAGATaaagattttcagaaaaataataattttcaacGGTCTGCAGAGTTACTACCATTTAAAGTGACACTTAGGCTCAACCAAGAGAATGAATTTCAGACAACTGACAATCAGATGATGACAGTAAAACCTTCTCATTCCTACTTGTCTACTCAATTTGTGACATGCTATTTGTGCCATCCGTGCAAGCTAATGCCAAAGACAATGCTTAATTTACAAACTAACTCACAGCTACTTGACTGCTGCTTAAGAGGAAAGCTTCCACCCTTGCTTGCTCCCTCTATCCCACAAAAATCAGCCAGAAAGTAACACCGAAACTGAGAGTGTAATGATAAATAAGAGGTAGACCCGCATGTTGAGTCAGTCTGATTTATGATCTTTCACATCGATCACAAGAAATTCTACTAAAGCTACCAATTTTCTGTCTACAGTGGCGGTCTTCTTTCTTGATGACTAAAGCTACATAAGGGGAATTTAGAATCAGTGGTATACCAGTGAAACATGTACAAGAGATTCATCAAGAGGAGCTGTAAAGTCTCCGAATCTGTTAATTCCTTTTCTATCCCCAAGTGCCTGAAGTAAGCTCTGCCAcatcacaaaaatgaaatgtcatGAGAACTCAATAAACATTAACCCGATGaggcaaaaaacaaacaaaattcaTAAGAAAGCAGAAGCATAACAGAATCTCAGACGGAATTGGAGAAGTAACTAGATGAACTCATTAAATTATTCTAGAGATGTATCACCGTTCCGATAGCGAGTGCAACATCTtcatttgtatgatgatcgtcgaTATGAATATCACCAGTAGCTTTTACATGTACATCAAATAACCCGTGTGATGCAAGTTGCTGCAAACATAAACACATCCTCGTTATAAGAAATTCAGCAACTCAAGAAAAGAATCATCTAGATTGGAGCATGAAGAATTCACCTGAAGAAAAAGTATACCAGTAATTCAAGAAAAGGATAGCTACTGTCTTAGACTCCCTATGTCATTACTATCTCACTCTGAGTTATCGTTCTTCCCTTAAAATCACTTAAAATACACATGTGCCACACAACACCAATATTTAATTGATGGACAAACATCCCTAGTATGCAACTAAAAGGTTGAAGTATAATTTCTTTAGTTTGGTGTAAGCAAACTTTACCAACTTGTTAGCTGTTTACATTATTTGTCATTGCCATATTAACAACCTAATCAAGAACTTATCAAATAAGACTATTCTCCAATCTATCCCCAAAACCTCACTCTTACGCTCAAATCAAGCCTCTTAGGCTCAAACCCATATTAAAATGATGACAATCAATTCTAGCTATATAATTATAAAGCTATAAATATAGGGTTTGCAAcatgataaaaaagaaaaacagctAAAGTAATTTACAGGGGAATAGTTAAGCAATGACTCCTCACAAAAACAAAGTGCTTCATGCTGCAGTTCAGCTCGACAATGAATTCTAAACCCTTAAATTTGGAGTATAAGTTAAGATATGGAAAAGGAAAAATATACTTACATCCAACATATGATCTAGGAATGGAATACCAGTATCACTATCAGTAATTCCTGTACCATCCAAATTTATTTTCACTTGTACATTCGTTTCCTTTGTCACCCTTTTTACTTCTCCAACTCTACTTGCTGaaaatgtgaaaaagaaataactaTGTGTCATCTGAATCAATATTAATAATCCGAGAAGGAATTAGCTGTCACTTTAAATATCCACCATCACCTCGTTTTGATCACTCCCAAAACCACATGCAAACTGATAAATCATGCAAGGTAAAAACTCCCAATTCTTCTACACACTGACTAGCTTCTGTCATACCTAGCCAATTTACTCAAAACATAATTTCATCAAATCTTACTAACCTTATCTTCAAAGTTGTAGTCATGTTTACATTATTTGCACCTactaggaaaaaaataaaaaaatgaagattCTAGTAGTTTGAAACATTACTCTGAATCTATCCCAAAATTCTTTTAAACACGCTCACCAAAAACCATGCTAAAACATCAGTATACTCAATAAATATAAATACagataaactaaaaacaaacagTTTCCTAACAAAATGAACCAGAACCCATACTTCCAAAACCTCAAAGGAAAGAAAACATAaagtttaaattatttttataatgGTTTGAACTATCATTCTATAGCAAAGCCAGAGGGATACACTATTAGTTAAGCCTTTTTCACTTCCCTAGATTAAGAATTTGAAATTGATAGgatgataattaaataaaattagggcaaaaaaaaatgaaaaagaagtttgatttttgtttacCAAATGTAGAAGCTGGAATTGAGGAACCATTTTCTCCAGCTTGAGAAGCAGCAGAACAAATCGTCGCTATTTGTTTTGATtccatttttgtaatcttttgaaAACGATTTGAGTTCACGAATTGGAGGTTGTACTTATTAGAAAAGACCCTAACCTTAGCTTTTAATGCTTGAGAAGAAGGAGAAGGCAGTGTGCCAAGATGAGAAGGAATGGAGAGCTCCATGATTCCCTG encodes:
- the LOC113350088 gene encoding imidazoleglycerol-phosphate dehydratase, with the protein product MELSIPSHLGTLPSPSSQALKAKVRVFSNKYNLQFVNSNRFQKITKMESKQIATICSAASQAGENGSSIPASTFASRVGEVKRVTKETNVQVKINLDGTGITDSDTGIPFLDHMLDQLASHGLFDVHVKATGDIHIDDHHTNEDVALAIGTSLLQALGDRKGINRFGDFTAPLDESLVHVSLDLSGRPYLGYDLSIPTQRVGTYDTQLVEHFFQSLVNTSGMTLHIRQLAGKNSHHIIEATFKAFARALRQATEYDPRRQGKVPSSKGVLSRS